Proteins from a single region of Salvelinus fontinalis isolate EN_2023a chromosome 15, ASM2944872v1, whole genome shotgun sequence:
- the LOC129811612 gene encoding apoptosis regulatory protein Siva-like encodes MTKRACPFAESFSSQYKIHVGQKELNHHDVFGNTYRQEVYEKTKDLLFNGTKAVMGKIWNIDAEKCSVIQPSGSGMKPDVSQTLLRGQTLIGQDGRLQRTTPVQGSALAPVGCCVCQKAQGTRRLCSQCDRPACPSCIQQCASCSRSCCSVCTVIDYSGQYDQVLCCGCAS; translated from the exons ATGACTAAAAGAGCGTGTCCTTTCGCGGAGTCATTCTCATCACAGTATAAAATCCACGTTGGACAAAAGGAGTTGAATCATCACGACGTATTTGGGAACACGTACAGACAAGAGGTCTACG AAAAGACAAAGGACCTGCTCTTCAATGGTACCAAAGCTGTCATGGGGAAAATCTGGAATATAGATGCAGAGAAGTGCTCAGTAATACAGCCATCGGGGTCAGGTATGAAACCTGATGTGAGCCAGACACTCCTGAGGGGACAGACACTGATTGGGCAGGATGGCAGACTACAGAGAACTACACCTGTTCAAG GTTCAGCGTTGGCTCCAGTGGGGTGCTGTGTGTGTCAGAAGGCCCAGGGCACCAGGAGGCTGTGTTCCCAGTGTGACCGCCCAGCCTGCCCCTCCTGCATCCAGCAGTGCGCCAGCTGCTCCAGATCCTGCTGCTCTGTCTGCACCGTCATCGA CTACAGTGGACAGTATGATCAAGTGCTGTGCTGTGGCTGCGCATCATAA
- the LOC129811610 gene encoding zinc finger and BTB domain-containing protein 18.2-like: MEFPDHSRQLLQCLSQQRHQGFLCDCTVLVGNARFKAHRAVLASCSMYFHLFYRDQPDKRDVVHLNSDIVTAPAFSLLLEFMYEGKLEFNTLPVEDVLAAASYLHMYDIVKVCKSKLKDKELCYLDEKVSEGIALSCLNKETSSDSELQSKQPGPGRRQTQQLPQRAPPAEEFDMDNSEVRLAVTDCDRSAQSRQKANGHPGRSPDLVGVNYVSAEAEPCVQTAGKTKADVSSCTVLLSQRSRASVDMDCALDLSLKPLSSRDPIHPSYISGQLALDSQQQGTEPLVKDEHDLLSEQEDSEPMSPESQRFGNSARSSVVTGFAALFPGNNGSTSALLSQEEDLMEEGVGCGGGGGTRGREGEERRGRLLGDSEEEDDLASSDISTSSGVLLPPGQQVCVCPLCSKVFPSPHVLQLHLSSHFREKDGARSKLSPDGSVPTCSQCGKTFSCMYTLKRHERTHSGEKPYTCGQCGKSFQYSHNLSRHAVVHTREKPHACKWCERRFTQSGDLYRHIRKFHCGLVKTLAIG; this comes from the coding sequence ATGGAGTTCCCAGACCATAGCCGCCAGTTGCTGCAGTGCCTGAGTCAGCAGCGTCACCAAGGTTTCCTCTGTGACTGCACTGTTCTTGTAGGGAATGCACGATTCAAAGCGCACAGAGCCGTTTTGGCTTCATGCAGCATGTACTTCCATCTCTTCTACAGGGACCAGCCAGACAAAAGGGACGTTGTGCATCTGAACAGTGACATTGTGACAGCCCCGGCTTTCAGTCTGCTCCTTGAGTTTATGTATGAGGGGAAGCTGGAATTCAACACACTGCCAGTGGAGGATGTCCTGGCTGCGGCCAGTTACCTTCACATGTATGATATAGTGAAAGTGTGCAAAAGCAAGCTGAAAGATAAGGAACTGTGCTACCTGGATGAGAAGGTTAGCGAGGGGATAGCACTGAGCTGCCTGAACAAGGAGACCTCCTCAGACAGCGAGCTGCAGAGCAAGCAGCCAGGGCCAGGCCGGCGACAGACACAGCAGCTGCCCCAGAGAGCCCCCCCGGCAGAGGAGTTTGACATGGACAACAGCGAAGTCAGGCTGGCTGTCACAGATTGTGATAGGTCTGCACAGAGCAGGCAGAAGGCAAACGGTCACCCTGGCAGGTCCCCGGACCTTGTAGGTGTCAATTATGTGTCAGCAGAGGCCGAGCCCTGCGTCCAAACAGCTGGAAAAACAAAAGCTGATGTCAGTAGTTGCACAGTATTGCTGTCCCAGAGGTCCCGGGCTTCAGTTGACATGGACTGTGCTCTGGATTTGTCTTTAAAGCCACTGTCTAGCAGAGATCCCATACACCCCTCCTACATCTCGGGACAGCTGGCCCTCGACAGCCAGCAGCAGGGCACTGAGCCACTTGTTAAAGATGAACACGACTTGCTGTCAGAGCAGGAGGACAGTGAGCCGATGAGCCCGGAGAGCCAGCGCTTTGGGAATAGTGCCAGGAGCTCAGTGGTGACAGGGTTCGCTGCCCTCTTCCCAGGCAACAACGGCTCCACATCGGCCCTGCTCTCCCAGGAGGAAGACCTGATGGAGGAGGGGGTGGGCTGCGGAGGAGGGGGGGGCACAAGGGGCAGAGAGggcgaggagaggagggggaggctgCTGGGGgacagtgaggaggaggatgaccTGGCCTCCTCGGACATCTCCACCTCCAGTGGGGTGCTGCTGCCCCCGGGGCAACAGGTGTGTGTATGTCCACTCTGCAGCAAGGTGTTCCCCAGTCCCCATGTGCTCCAACTGCACCTCAGCTCGCATTTCCGCGAGAAGGACGGGGCGCGCTCCAAGCTCTCCCCCGACGGCTCTGTTCCCACCTGCTCACAGTGTGGCAAGACCTTCTCCTGCATGTACACCTTGAAGCGGCACGAGCGCACACACTCTGGCGAGAAACCATACACCTGTGGCCAGTGCGGCAAGAGCTTCCAGTACTCACATAACTTGAGCCGGCATGCTGTGGTTCACACACGTGAGAAGCCTCACGCCTGCAAGTGGTGTGAGCGGCGCTTCACCCAGTCTGGGGACCTGTACCGCCACATCCGCAAGTTCCACTGTGGCCTTGTCAAGACCCTCGCCATTGGATAA